A segment of the Staphylococcus ratti genome:
CGTGTAAATCTTAATACCACTATTTAAAAGGTCAGAAAGACTTTCATTTTTGAACTCAGGATTAGCCATTAACTCTTGCTTAACAAAGTTAACGTACGAATCATATTGCTTCGTACTATCATCAGGCTTCACTTCTCGCTCTTTCGCTGTACGTTGTACTAAGTTTTCAGTAATAGGTGTATTTTGAGCTTCTTCTTTTTGCTTCTCAGTAATGCGGTTATGATAAGCCATTAAATATAACACCGTATCTTTACGTTGCTCGGCTTGTTCAGGATGATCGTAAATATTATACGTATTCGGTACCTGAGGTAAACCAGCAAGGTACGCAGATTCTGCTAAGTTTAAATCTTTAACATCTTTATTAAAATAATACTTAGCGGCTGCTTTAATACCGTACACCCCGTCAGAGTAATAAATTTTGTTTAAGTACATCTGGAAGATTTCATTTTTAGAATACTCTTGCTCTAAACGGTAAGAGAGGTAGGCCTCTTGCGCTTTACGTTCGATTGATTTTTGGTCAGTAAGGAAAGTACGTTTTACCACTTGTTGTGTTAACGTAGAAGCCCCTTGGGAACCAAATCCACCAGAGAAGTTTTTCAATACTGCGCCAAAAAGACGTTTGTAGTCAAGTGCACCATGATCGTAAAATCGATTATCCTCAGTTGCTAAAACAGCATCTTTCATTTGCTTAGGGACATCTTTTAAATCCACGTGCTCACGTCTTGCACCATTATCAAGCTTTTTCACTAATTGGCCATCTTTATCGTATATTTTGGCTGGCGCTGGATCTTGCAGTTTAGCTTCATTGAATGCCGGCGCTTTCCAAGCATAATAAGCAAAAAGCAAAACAGAGAGCAAGCCTAATATTACAAAGGCTAAAGCTATAAAACTTAATACTTTAATGACTGTACGCTTGATATTTCTATTCTTTTTTTGACCGGACTTCTTAGATGAACTGTTAGAAGTCCTTTTCTTTTCCGTCATACGCGGTCCTCACTTTCATCTAATATCAACTTATCAACTGCATTGAGGTAATTTAATCTTGGTTGATATTGATAAGGAATATAGTAACTATTTTCTTGAATTTCTTCAACCGAAATTGATTTTTTTCCACCTTGTTGACATCTTTCCCAAAAAGGGAGAAAGTGTTTGAATGGTAAAAGGAATACCTCATCTTGCATTTTAAAACGAATCAATAAAAAAACAATACCACCTAGTGACAACACCTGTTTCATATGCTTAACTTGATGTTCATGAATATTTTGTAATGGAAAAGAAGTTTTATTTTTTGTTTCTTTCGCTTCAAAATCAATATAAAAACCTTTATAAATACCATTGTAATCGGTTGTAGAGGGCGTTCTAAAATAAGCCTCTTTAATCACCGCCTGACTGCGTTTCGGGTAATCAACATGAACGACTTGTACAGGCGTTGGTTTCTTATGAATAACCGCCTGTTTATTTTTTATATAAAATTGATTAGAACGTTCGATGTCATTTTCTAATGACATTCCGCGCCCACCATATTCAATTTTACTACGTCTCTCTCTGTTCATGATTCCGCCTCTAGTCTGATTTGGGTTAAAAGGCTTACCATTAGGATAATTCATAATGCCACCTAAATTCTAAAAAATATAATGTTAGGAACATATACATATCTTCATCTTAAAATGTAGCTACCACAAAGATAACAAACCATTACATGCACGCATACAAGAGATAAGATACTTGGTAATTAAATTTCTGTTCCGCATTCATTTTTACAGTATTATGAGATATCATTGATTTAGTTACAATACTGTAGCCATGTGTTCCACAATAGCAATGTCAACAACAAGTTTGATGAACTCAAATTAAATGTATTCATAAACTGATATTATTGTATCATAAAAGCTATTGTTGCGTTACCCTTATTCACATCGAATTAATCAAGCGCAACATATCATTCAGAAAACATAAAGTTGTGTGAGGAGACCTTTAGAAATGATAGAACAACTTATTTTAATCAACGAGCAAATTCAAAATCGTTTTATTTTAGCTAAACGCGGCCAATCCTTCCAATTTGATACTGAAATTAAACCTTTTATAAATGATGTAGATGTTATTATTTCGAAATTTAAAACCTACCAAGCAAAAATCATTCAATTACCATATTTCAATGAACAAAAATTTCATCAGCTTATCAAACTCATTGAAGAAACCTCCATAGAATGTCATTATGCAACTACAAGCACTAAAATTTTTAATGAGAAAGAAAAAGTCATTACACATGATTTGAATTATATTAAACAAATGAGTGAATCGAAACATGTATAAGACGATGTATATTACTGGCTACAAACCTTATGAATTAAATATTTTTAACGAGACCGCTAAAGAAGTCACTTATCTAAAGAAATTTATTGCGCATAAATTAACAGGCTATATTGAAGACGGACTTGAATGGGTGTTAATTCAAGGTCATTTGGGTATTGAATTATGGGCAGCAGAATGTGTCATTGATTTAAAGTCGGTATACCCCGATTTGAAATTAGGTGTCATCACCCCCTTTGAAAATCACACAGAAAAGTGGAATGACACCAATCTGTTGCGTTATCAACATGTCATAGGTCAAGCTGATTATGTGAACGCTATTTATCAACGTCCCTATGAAGGGCCTCACCAATTTCAAGCCGGAGACCAATTCATGTTAGACCACACTGACATCACTGTATTAATTTACGATGAAGAACAAGAGGCGAGTCCTAAGTTTTTCAAACGTAAGTTAGTTGATTTTACAGAAAAAACAAACTATACTTGTGATATTGTGACGTTTGACGAAATTACAAGCTTTATCAATGATTTACAATGGTCTGAAGAAATTTGAATCAAATGAGGTGAAGGAATCATGTCAGATGTTTCTTTAAAGCTATCTGCCAAAGATATTTATGAGAAAGATTTTGAAAAAACGATGGTACGTGGCTATCGTCCAGAAGAAGTTGATGCTTTTTTAGACGATATTATCGCTGACTATCAAAAAATGGCTGACCTTAATAGCGAGGTTATCAAATTATCAGAACAGAATCACAAATTAAAAAAAGAAATTGAAGATTTACGCATTCGTGTCGCATCAGGTCGCTCACACGACAATAAAAGTTTTGCTAACCAAAGCGCAACTCAAAATAGTAATGTCGACATTCTTAAGCGTATTTCTAACCTCGAAAAAGCAGTGTTTGGCAAATAAACATTGCTTTTACGCAACAAAGTGATATAATTTTTTAGGTGATATTTTGCGTAATCGCTATATTTTAATATAGAGGAAAGTCCATGCTCACACAATCTGAGATGATTGTAGTGTTCGTGCTTGATGAAACAATAAGTCAAGGCAATAGCAATATTGACGGCAACGACCTAACCTAAGTCTTTGGATAAGGTTACATTAGTTTGAAAGTGCCACAGTGACGTAGCTTCTGTTAGAAATAACGAAGGTGGAACGCGGTAAACCCCTCGAGTGAGCAATCCAAATTTGGTAGGAGCACTTGTCTAACGGAAATGAACGTATAGATGAGGGAAAGTAAAAATTACTTTTCAGACAGATGATTACGACCGACGTACCAGTGTAACTAGTGCACATCATGAGTACAACGGTACAGAACATGGCTTATATGAATATCGCCACTAGTCAGGGGCTGGGACAATACTTGTTCCAGCCCCAAAATTTGCTTTTTTAAACATAAAACCATAGCATCAATGTATACAACCGTAAAAGCATCCACCTGTACGATACAATTTAATTTATTTATACATAATACATAATTAGCTAACGTCTATATGCCGTTCGTTTTTATGTTTCATGGACACCATAAAGTTTGATTAAGTATTAAGCTCTAAAATTACTGAGAAATTTACACCGTTTCATTAAAAAGGAGGTTCAACATGTATCAATTATTAGCTGTTTGTCCGATGGGACTAGAGTCCATTGTGGCAAAAGAAATCCAAGACTTAGGTTACGAAACACAAATTGAGAATGGTCGAATTTATTTTGAAGGCGATGAAAGTGCGATTGCGAAAGCCAATTTATGGCTAAGAACAGCCGATCGTGTAAAATTAATTGTCGGTCAGTTTCAAGCTTTAACGTTTGATGAATTATTCGAAAAAACCAAAGCACTGCCTTGGGAAACAATTATAAGTGAAGATGGAAAGTTTCCTGTTCAAGGACGAAGTCTAAAATCAAAATTATTCAGTGTTCCTGATGTTCAAGCCATTACAAAAAAAGCAATCGTGGAACGTTTAAAAAAAGCATATCATGTCCCTGGCTGGTTAGAAGAATCTGGGGCGAATTATCCTGTAGAAGTAAATATTCTTAAAGATCAAGTTTTACTTACAATTGACACTTCTGGTTCAGGGTTAAATAAACGCGGCTATCGTTTAAAACAAGGGGAAGCGCCAATTAAAGAAACGCTTGCGGCCGCTTTAGTAAAACTTGCCAATTGGACAGGAGATACACCATTAATCGATCCGTTTTGCGGTTCTGGCACCATCGCAATTGAAGCGTGTATGATTGCTCAAAATATCGCACCAGGTTTCAATCGCTCATTTGTTTCAGAATCATGGGAAATGATGCCTAGCAACTTATATGATGAATTGCGTGCAGAAGCCGATCAAGCAGCTGACTACGATAGAGAAGTAGAAATTTATGCCTCTGATATTGATCCACAAATGATCGAAATCGCTAAGGCAAATGCCGATGAAGTCGGTATGGGAGATATTATTCGATTTAGTGTTAAAGATGTTAATACACTCACTGTTAATCAAGAAAGTCCTATAGGTATTATTGGCAATCCGCCTTATGGTGAACGTATAGGAGATCGTGCAGAAGTCGAAGAAATGTATCGCTATTTAGGTACATTGTTACATCAACATTCAAATCTGTCACTTTACATTATGACAAGTAACAAAGAATTCGAATACTTAGTCAATCGCAAAGCAACGAAACGACGCAAACTTTTTAATGGTTATATAGAAACAACCTATTATCAATATTGGGCTCCAAAGAAATAACGCATATGTTCAACTGAGTACATATGTAAAAGGAGGCTGAAAATGCAAGAATCAAATTTTAAAAAAGGCGTTGGATTTGCTTTTGTGGCATATATAATATGGGGGACTTTGCCATTATATTGGTCTCTTATTAAAGGTATTGATGCACTTGAAACATTAATGGTAAGAATTGTTTTATCTTTAGTTTTTATGCTCATACTTCTACCTCTCGTGAAACAATGGGGGTCTTTTAAAAACGATTTACATTCACTCATCGCTTCACCCAAAAAATTACTTATTATTATTGTATCAGGGTATGTGGTCACGCTGAATTGGGGAACCTTCATCTTCGCAATTGAAGCGGGATATGTCCTTCAAACAAGTTTGGGTTATTATATTAATCCTTTGGTTAGTATTTTACTCGCTATGATTTTCTTTAAAGAACGCTTCAATCGCTTAGAATGGGTCGCAATTCTCTTTGCTTTTATAGGCGTTTTATATATGACTCTAAAATTAGGAGAGTTTCCTTTCGTCTCATTAATACTTGCGTTCTCTTTCGGCATTTATGGCTTATTAAAAAAGCTCGTTCCATTGAATGCTATGAGTAGTATTACAATCGAAACTATAGTGACGGCACCTATGGCAATCATTTATTTTATTTATATGATGATGTATCATAGTTTAAGTATCGGGCTCAATATGTCGTCATTCTGGTTACTCTTTTCCGGCGTGATTACTGCCGTCCCACTTTTAGCCTTTTCAGCGGGTGCCGTTCGAATCCCGCTTTCATTGATGGGCTTCATCCAATATATAGGACCTACATTAATTTTTATTCTAGGTGTCTTTGTATTCAAAGAACCTTTTAACATGGACCAGTTTATTACTTTCTGTTTTATATGGTTTGGTATATTCGTATATATCGTTTCACAAGTCATAAAAATAATCAGACGACCGAAACCATTAAAATACCAAGAATAGTTCAATAACAAAATACTGATGTGAGCAGAGCAGAAATCGATAATATTTCATTGTTCTGCTCCATTTATATTTATCAAGATGATTGGGTTTTTAGTTAATGTCACATATAATACAATAGTATAGTACCAACTAAACAAGGGGAATCAATCATGCATAACGAAGCACAATTAGATATTTTATATAAATTAAAAAAGGAAGTTGAAAAATCCAATCGTACTTCCTTTGTACATACCATTAATCAAATTATAAAAAAAGTTTATTTAGAACATTACACTATGACATTTGTAGGCCATTTTTCAGCTGGTAAATCCACGGTGATCAATCGTTTAATAGGACAAGATATTTTACCGAGCTCTCCTGTACCAACAACAAGTAACACTGCACTGGTCACCGTTGCAAACGAATCTGGTATTACAGCGAATATTGAAGGACAAAAATATACACATCTTGATAGCTACGATGAAGTAAAACAAATGAACCGTGAAAACTATCATGTGGAGTCTATAGATATTCGTTTTAAATCTGAGAATTATCATAACGGATTTACATTTCAAGACACGCCTGGGGTAGATTCTAATGTGCAATCGCATAGCACAAGCACTGAAAGTTTTTTATATACAAGCAATATGGTTTTCTACACTGTCGATTATAATCATGTGCAATCAGCCTTAAACTTTCAATTTATGAAACGTTTGAATCGTGCACATATTCCAGTCGTATTTGTCATTAATCAAATTGATAAACACCAAGATTCCGAAATATCATTTGAAACATTTAAAACACGTGTTGAAGATTCAATCAACGAATGGGACATTGATTTAGTACAAACCTTTTATGTCACTAAATTCGAACATAAAGAAAATCAATTTGATGAACTAAAAGCATTTATCCATGCACAAGATGAACAACGAGAACCCATCGAAACGTACGTAAGTCGCATGACACAGTTCATTACGCAAAACCAGTCCGATTATTTAGAGCAAGAAATGCAAGACATTTTAACACGTCTGAACTTAGAGGCACAATCATTTGATGACGCTTATCAAACGCATTTAGAAAATCAGTCTGTAAATGAAGAGACTAAACTTCTAAATAATCCTACAGCATTGCATGAGACACTTTTAGACAACCGAAAAAATATTATTAAAAATGCTTATATTATGACGCACGACACGCGCGAACACATTAGACATTATTTAGAGAGTATGACAAAAGACTTTAAAGTGGGCGGATGGTTTAATAAATCCAAAAAAATCGAAGAAGCACGTGCTTCTCGTTTAGATGCATTAATGCAAGTATTACAAACAAAAGTAACGCAAGAAATCGCTAAACCTATGCAAGAAGATATGACATATTTAACCCGTTTTATACATGATTCAAGTTTGAACACGCGTATAATTAATCAAAACTTTGAAATCCCATCACATTTAGTGACCGAATTGTATCAAGAACAGATTAATATTAGTAACCAATATGTGCTTACTTTTTCTGAAAATTTAATGAAACAGATTCGTCAATTTGTACTTAAATCTTCAGATCAATTAGATCAAGATATTGTAGAATCTGTAGAAGTTCCGAAACAAGAAACAACTGAAACAGACACAAATGATGTTTACAAACAATACATTGCTTTACGAGAGCTCAAACACTCTTTAGATACTGAAAATTATCGTCATTACTATATTCATATTGATGATTCACTCGATAAACTTATTGATAGAACACCTATTAAATACGAACCACAACAAAGCGAAAATGGTATGAATAAAATTAAAAGTCAAGCTAATAACGCCTCTGAGACGTCCGCATCAAAAACCAAAAAAATTGAGGCTGCATTAGAAGCCATTCATGATATACCGATGTTTCAATCCACAAAAGAAAATATTCAACAAACTTTAAACCGGATGTATGATCAACTCATAAAAATCGGTGTGTTTGGTACATTTAGTGCTGGTAAAAGTAGTTTAATCAACGCTTTGCTTGGAGATCATTATTTAGTTAGTTCACCTAATCCAACTACGGCTGCTACGACTGAAATTTCATATGGCGATACCAATTCAATAACTTTTAAAACCAAAGAAACACTGCTTTCAGAAATCAATCATGTTACTGAAATTGTAGGCTACGAATATGAGACTATCCAAGCATTTTTAAATGCTGATAAAAGCGATTTAAAAGCACGCATTGACAAAAATCGTCTCGCATTTATTAATGCTGTGGAAGAAAACTATGCTATGTACGACCGACTAACAGCACAACATTACACGATGGAAATCAAACAAGATGAGATTAGAAAATGGAGCGCAGAAGACAAGTTTGCGACATTTGTAAAAACGGTTCATCTCCAATTACCTTTAGATTGGTTAAAAGATAAAATTATTATCGATTCTTTAGGCTTGCATTCAAATAACCAACGTCATACAAATGAAACTGAAAAAATCTTAACGACATCAGATTTAATTTTATATGTCAGTTATTTTAATCACGCATTTACAGACAATGACAAAGCTTTCATTCAACATATGAAAGATATGAACCAGCTAATGGAAAACCAGGCGTTTAAAATGGTCGTTAACGCTACTGATCTTGCTGAAACTGAAGAAGACCATCAAGCAGTGTTAGATTACGTTAATAGCGCGTTAAACGAGGTAGGGATGTCTCCAGAAATATTTGGTGTCTCTAGTCGCAACGCCTTAAAAGAAGGGGATAGAGGTATTGATACACTTAAATCTAGCATTCAATATTTTGCAGATATAGAATCTAAATCCGTATTAGCTTCTAGCATGCAACATCAGTTAGAGCATATCTACCATGCATTGAAAACCATGATTCATGACTTTGAACAAAACACTTCTCAACTGAATCATCAAAAACAACAACTTAAATCGATTGCATCACCCCAAGTTTTTGAAAATAAAATTTTAAAAACGACCGCACAAAAAACAGAAAATGAAATTCAAGATCAAATTTATCATCTTAATGAACGGCTCAATATTCAATTGTTAGATGATGTGAAGTCCGTTTTTAATGGCCAAATGACGAACACAGATGATTTTAAGAAAGAAAAGCAGATCGCTTCCAAATTATTTTTAGATCAAATTCATCAAAAGCTATATTTGGAACAAACGCTAATGGTAGAACGACTCAAAAAATTCTATTCTGCACAATTGAATCATCAATTAGCTCCAACTTTAAAAGCACTACAAGAACTTCATGTACTCGTACAAGCAAATGAACCCGTTCAACTCGAACAATTAGAAACTGCATTTTTAAAAATTGATTTGGAAACATTTGTTCAAAATTTACCAAAACAATTAACTAAAAAAAGAATGATTCAAGCTAATGCACAAAAAGATATCCAAGAAACCGTTAAACAGCAAACGCTCATACAACTTCAAAAGCCGCTAGAATCACTCAAAGCTGCATTATTGAAGCTAAATGAAACATTGAATCAACAAGGTGCAGACAAACTCGAACACCTTGAACACGAAGCTCAAAAAGAAATCAAAGAAGCACTTTCATATACAGTAGATAACACATTAATTAAACAATTAAAAACTGTGCTTCCAAATTTAAAAACGACATTAGAAATTGAGGATTAATATGACTAAGAAAATATTGCTTATTGACGGCATGGCACTTTTGTTCAGGCATTTTTATGCAACAAGTGTCCACAAACAATTTATGCGCAATTCAAATGGTATCCCTACAAACGGAACACAAGGCTTTGTACGCCATATATTTACCGCTATCAAAAACGCACAACCAACACACGTAGCAGTGTGTTGGGATATGGGGAAAGCTACATTTCGCAATGACATTTTTGATGGCTATAAGCAAAATCGACCTGAGCCACCTGAAGAACTCATCCCGCAATTTAATCACGTCAAACAAGTAGCCGAAGCCCTTGGATTTCATAACTTAGGTATTTTAAATTTCGAAGCAGATGACGTGATGGGGACGATAGCTAAACAATACGAAGCTAATTCTGATACACAAGTCATTATCGTTACAGGAGATAGAGATTTACTTCAATGCGCTACTCATAACGTTGAAATATGGTTGATTAAAAAAGGATTTACAGAATATCAAAAATATGATCAAAACGCTTTTACAGAGCACTATCAACTTCATCCTAAACAACTTATTGATATTAAAGCTTTTATGGGAGACACCGCAGATGGTTATCCAGGGGTCAAAGGAATCGGAGAAAAAACAGCACTTAAATTAATACAACAATACCATTCCGTCGAAGGCGTACTTGAAAATATACACGCCTTAACACCAGGTCAACAAAAGAAAATTAATACACATATCGAAGATTTAAAACTTTCAAAACGTTTAGCTCAAATCGAGGAACATGTTCCTTTAAATGTACCTGAACTTGAACAACAGATTACTTACGAACACAACATAGATAAAACTTTAGAAGTTTGCCATTTGCATGAGCTATATGTCTCATACAAATACCTTCGCACCCTCTACCTATAATTAAGAAAAAACGCTTAACATGTATAGCTTCTCATGTTAAGCGTTTTTTAGATTTTGGCTTCGTATAACGATACAATTGCGTCTGTGCAAGCATATTCGCTTCTTTATTTTGTTCTCTTGGAATCCATTTCACGAAACAAAGTTGAAAATGTGCGGTAGCATGAAGATAATCTTCTAAATAATGTTTATACTTACGATTTTTTACAAACTCGCAGTTTACAGCATCCTCTATCAGCTTTGAATCGGTATGAATTAAAGCATTTTCAATATTAAGCTGTTTTGCTTCTTTCAACGCAACTAATAATGCTTCCCATTCTGCTTCATGGTTTTCCATTTCACCTAAAACATTAGAAAAAGTATATCTTTTATTTTCTTCAACAATTACAACACCGTAAGTGCTTAAACCAGGATTACCTTGTGATGCTGCATCAAAATATATTTTCGCCATTCCACACACCTCTTCCTTATTTTAACACGTTTACATTCTAAAAAAGGAATTAGGGCAATGATGCTCCTAACTCCTTTTACTTTTAAAACGAAGCTATATAATTAGTCTTGAACAGAATCTCGAATTTTACCTTTACGGTATAAACTTTTAGCCCAATAACCAAACGGTACATTAAAAATCGTCGTCATTAATTTTAGGACATATGTTGTAACAAAAATTTCAAATACGACGTCATTTGGAAGAGGACCACCCAAAAATGCGAAAACAACAAAAATTCCGGTATCAATGATTGAGCTTAACATTGTACTTCCATATGCGCGTATAAAAAATGTTCTATCTGAACTAAACATGCGCTTGATGCAATTAAAGATCATAACATCCACATATTGTCCGATGAGATAAGCAACGACAGATGCAAATGCGATTCTAGGTACTAAATCGAAAATCGCACTTAAGGCTTCTTGAGAAACATCAGCACGACTCGGATAAAAAGCCAGTGAAATTTGCATCAAAATAATCATGATTAAAGCAGAAGAGAAGCCCATCCAAACTGCTCTTTTAGCAACTTTACGCCCGTAAATATCGTTTAAAATGTCTGTCGCTAAATAAATAGATGCAAACATCACATTACCTAATGTTGCAGAAATAGTAAATATGTCTACCGTTTTGAGGACCTGAATATTAGCAATAATTGTACCCATTGCAACCCAAATCATTAAACCTTGTTGTCCAAATAAACGAAACATCACAATCATAAGTAAAAATGTAGCTAAAAAGGCTATTAGACCTAACCATTCATTAAACATTTTATTTACCTCCTAAATTTTGATAATGCGGGTGTTTAGAAACCGCTTCTCTATTTTTTATTAAAAGGGTAGGATAATGCGTCAAAAATCATTAATACGATCTCGTAGTGTGATTTCAAGAAAACTTTATAATACTTTCTATTTCACACAAATTTTAAACGCTTTTGTTCCTAACACATCGTTCACTTTTATCAACTCATATATAATAAGAGAAATAAGGCAAAAATTCAATAGGTCGTCTTATTATAATCGTGTCGTCGTCAGAATAAAAATCTTTCTCAATCTCAGAATTTATTACTTCATAGAAATATGAATACATGTTAGGATTATGATTATTGTATTGTGCTATATTCTTAAAGGAGCGATACGTGTGTTCACAGAATCTAAAAAACGCGCGATTTCCAAAATTGACAATTTGATGAACCAATATTGCGAGCATTGTTTAATTAAGACGCATATTCGAAAGTCGCAAAATAAAACACAAGCGCATCATTTTTGTATTAATGAATGCTCTATTGGAAAACAAATACAACAATTGGGAAATGAACTACAATAGGAGGCCTATGATGGAAATTGTAAAAGTTGAACCTACACCTAGTCCTAATACTATGAAGATTATTTTATCTCACAAAAGAGAGGATAATCGCTCAAATACGTATACAGAAGCCAAAGCAGGGCAGCCTAAATTTATTAATAAAATATTAAAAATTCACGACGTTAAATCTATATTTTACGTACTCGATTTTATCGCTATCGACAAAATGCCTAAAGCAAATTGGGAAGAAGTGTTGCCCAAAGTTACTGCAGCACTTTCAACACATGGAGAAGCTATCGAAGAAACAAGTACATCCCAACCTGACATCCATTTTGGTGAAATTAAAGTCGAAATACTCAAATTCAAACAAATTCCTTATCAAATCAAAGTGACTTCCGGAAACCAAGAATTACGTCAACAGTTGTCCGATATTTTTATCGATGCCATTTCAGCCGCTCAAAAACCAGATGATAACGTCATTTTTATGCGTAAATGGGAAACTTTAGGCATTAGATATGGCGAGATGGATGAAGTGATGGCACATGTCGAAACAGAAATCAACGCTTTATATCCTAAAACAGTACTAACCGACCTTATCCATAAAGCACAAACGTCAGAAACACACATACCACAAAAAGTATATCAACATGTTACACTAGAAACTTATCAGCAAACTGATGATTGGACCGAACGGTTAAGTATGTTAAAATCATTTCCGACTCCAAAACAATCGGACTATCCATTATTAAAAGCGGCGCTTCAAGAAGAGAAAGTCCCTTTAAGAAGAGAAGCCATTGTATTACTTAGTATGATTGAAAGCCGTGCCACTTTGCCTTACTTGTACGAAGGACTTCGCGACAAAAGTCCCGCTGTTAGACGAACAGCAGGAGATAGCTTAAGTGATTTAGGTTTTAAAGAGGCGTTACCTGAAATGGAAAAAGCACTTTCTGACCCGCAGAAAATTGTACGTTGGCGCGCTGCGATGTTTCTGTTTGATGAAGGCGGCCCAGAGCAGCTCGCTACTTTAAAAGCACATCAAAATGATGAAGCTTATGAAGTTAAGCTTCAAATTGAAATGGCGATTGCACGAATTGAAAATGGAGAAGAAGCACTTGGGTCCGTTTGGAAACAAATTGCAAATCGAAATAAATAGGAGATGTTAATAATGAATGCTTATGATGCTTATATGAAAGAACTTGCAGCGCAAATGCGCGGGGAATTAACTGAAAATGGCTTTACAAGTCTTGAATCTGACACAGATGTTGAAAACCATATGAAACATATCGATGCAAATGACACAACTTTTGTTGTCATCAATTCCACTTGTGGGTGTGCTGCAGGATTAGCACGTCCAGCTGCAGTCGCAGTAGCTGAACAAAACGAAAAAAAACCGACACATAAAGTCACTGTTTTTGCAGGACAAGATAAAGAAGCTACAGCAAAAATGCGTGAGTACATTCAACAAGCCCCTTCAAGTCCATCTTATGCTTTATTTAAAGGGGACCAATTAGTTCATTTTATACCTCG
Coding sequences within it:
- the brxA gene encoding bacilliredoxin BrxA — encoded protein: MNAYDAYMKELAAQMRGELTENGFTSLESDTDVENHMKHIDANDTTFVVINSTCGCAAGLARPAAVAVAEQNEKKPTHKVTVFAGQDKEATAKMREYIQQAPSSPSYALFKGDQLVHFIPREHIEGRDINDIAMDIKDAFDTHCE
- a CDS encoding conserved virulence factor C family protein, translating into MEIVKVEPTPSPNTMKIILSHKREDNRSNTYTEAKAGQPKFINKILKIHDVKSIFYVLDFIAIDKMPKANWEEVLPKVTAALSTHGEAIEETSTSQPDIHFGEIKVEILKFKQIPYQIKVTSGNQELRQQLSDIFIDAISAAQKPDDNVIFMRKWETLGIRYGEMDEVMAHVETEINALYPKTVLTDLIHKAQTSETHIPQKVYQHVTLETYQQTDDWTERLSMLKSFPTPKQSDYPLLKAALQEEKVPLRREAIVLLSMIESRATLPYLYEGLRDKSPAVRRTAGDSLSDLGFKEALPEMEKALSDPQKIVRWRAAMFLFDEGGPEQLATLKAHQNDEAYEVKLQIEMAIARIENGEEALGSVWKQIANRNK